One stretch of Candidatus Bathyarchaeia archaeon DNA includes these proteins:
- a CDS encoding NAD(P)H-hydrate dehydratase encodes MLVIVGTVPLKDMPLTTDFCKFDHEKLTVDDVDLPLINGTSALVATAAQTCSALKIEKPYAVLAGDIGTGEGSKLIYRHLRDTRIPAAEKTVIAMHYIKPNVLYAKDAIKTLRRRPNTTLIADAGSLYVAKAAGLAKDFDLFTPDPGEMAFLADPEAMHPAYVRSFIFDAINDVPALIAQAYKYGNAAKALLVKGVTDYIVDDGKIVGEVSQPSIPALEAVGGTGDTLVGIASALIAAGYGVTDAAVLAAKANRLMGALAKPNPATKVWEMIRFIPEALESARKTQTGR; translated from the coding sequence ATGTTAGTCATTGTTGGCACCGTACCCCTCAAAGACATGCCCCTGACCACGGACTTCTGCAAGTTTGACCACGAAAAACTCACCGTTGACGATGTTGATTTGCCGCTTATCAACGGAACAAGCGCCTTGGTGGCAACTGCAGCCCAAACCTGCAGCGCCCTCAAAATCGAAAAGCCCTACGCCGTGTTGGCAGGCGACATAGGCACAGGGGAAGGAAGCAAGCTAATTTACAGGCACCTACGAGACACACGTATTCCCGCTGCAGAAAAAACCGTCATAGCAATGCACTACATCAAACCCAACGTGCTGTACGCCAAAGACGCCATCAAAACACTCCGCAGACGCCCCAACACCACGCTGATTGCCGACGCAGGCTCCCTGTACGTCGCCAAAGCTGCTGGACTTGCCAAAGACTTTGACCTTTTCACGCCTGACCCTGGCGAAATGGCTTTTCTGGCTGACCCTGAAGCCATGCACCCCGCATACGTGCGCAGCTTCATTTTTGATGCCATAAATGATGTTCCCGCCTTGATTGCACAGGCGTACAAATACGGCAACGCTGCCAAAGCCTTGTTGGTGAAGGGCGTAACGGACTACATTGTTGACGACGGCAAAATCGTGGGTGAAGTGTCGCAACCAAGCATCCCCGCGTTGGAGGCAGTCGGCGGAACAGGCGACACCCTCGTGGGCATTGCATCGGCTTTGATTGCGGCGGGCTACGGCGTAACGGACGCTGCAGTCTTGGCTGCGAAGGCAAACAGGCTCATGGGCGCGTTGGCGAAGCCTAATCCCGCCACGAAGGTGTGGGAGATGATTCGGTTCATCCCTGAAGCGCTGGAATCAGCTAGGAAAACGCAGACAGGCAGATAG
- a CDS encoding double-cubane-cluster-containing anaerobic reductase, producing the protein MAQKYVDLWTSLGIDLEKHNQLLTVLPQIYTDLVLSQKNRPQKMDYFDFVISEIHGLRVDELDKLRKEGNKIIGAFCLYAPEELAYAANATMVGLCGGADFSIPDAEATLPRNMCPLIKSFYGFKVGLTCPYFQCCDMLVGETTCDGKKKVYELLNEHTPTYVIEVPHKPDTPQGRSLWLKELEEFKTQLEKLTGNTITAKKLKASIELINNKRKALKRLAELRKATPAPISGLDALIVTQIGFYDDVKRFTTKVNELCDELEERVKNGVGVTDKNAPRLMVSGCPMAVPNWKLPSIAESAGASIVVEESCVGSRYFMDMVEPKGESLNDLLEALVEKYAKIPCACFTPNDARIESVNQLAKDFKVDGVVYYTLQFCHSYNVEAVKVGKALKGEDVPMLKIETDYTMEDAEQIRTRLEAFLEMIKGKRKQ; encoded by the coding sequence ATGGCACAAAAATACGTTGATTTATGGACAAGCCTAGGAATTGACCTAGAAAAACACAACCAGCTTCTAACAGTTTTACCCCAAATCTACACCGACCTGGTTTTATCCCAGAAAAACAGACCCCAAAAAATGGATTACTTTGACTTTGTCATCTCCGAAATCCATGGGCTCCGAGTAGATGAACTGGATAAACTCCGCAAAGAAGGCAACAAAATCATCGGCGCCTTCTGCCTCTACGCGCCTGAAGAGCTTGCATACGCAGCAAACGCCACCATGGTCGGCTTATGCGGAGGCGCAGACTTCTCCATCCCCGACGCTGAAGCAACCCTGCCCCGAAACATGTGCCCCCTCATCAAATCATTCTACGGCTTCAAAGTGGGCTTAACTTGCCCCTACTTCCAATGCTGCGACATGCTAGTCGGCGAAACCACCTGCGACGGCAAAAAGAAAGTCTACGAACTCCTCAACGAGCACACCCCAACCTACGTCATTGAAGTCCCCCACAAACCCGACACCCCCCAAGGCAGAAGCCTCTGGCTTAAAGAGCTGGAAGAATTCAAAACCCAACTTGAAAAACTAACAGGCAACACCATAACCGCTAAAAAACTCAAAGCCTCCATTGAACTCATAAACAACAAACGCAAAGCCCTCAAACGCCTCGCCGAACTCCGCAAAGCAACTCCCGCACCCATCAGCGGCTTAGACGCCCTCATCGTGACCCAAATCGGCTTCTACGACGACGTGAAACGGTTCACCACCAAAGTCAACGAACTCTGCGACGAACTAGAGGAACGCGTGAAAAACGGCGTCGGCGTCACCGACAAAAACGCGCCCCGACTCATGGTTTCAGGCTGCCCCATGGCAGTTCCCAACTGGAAGCTACCCAGCATAGCCGAATCCGCAGGCGCCTCCATAGTTGTCGAGGAAAGCTGCGTTGGAAGCCGATACTTCATGGACATGGTAGAACCCAAAGGTGAAAGCCTCAACGACCTGCTCGAAGCCTTGGTGGAGAAATACGCCAAGATTCCCTGCGCATGCTTCACCCCCAACGACGCCCGTATAGAAAGCGTAAACCAGTTAGCCAAGGACTTCAAAGTCGACGGTGTAGTCTACTACACGCTGCAGTTCTGCCACAGCTACAACGTTGAAGCCGTCAAAGTCGGCAAAGCACTCAAAGGCGAAGACGTACCGATGCTGAAAATCGAAACCGACTACACAATGGAAGACGCCGAGCAAATCCGCACAAGACTAGAAGCCTTCCTTGAAATGATCAAAGGCAAACGGAAACAGTAA
- a CDS encoding acyl-CoA dehydratase activase yields MAVAGVDAGSAATKAVIIQNQKAIAHAIVPTGANGKNASTNALEKALAAANLTRTDLQNIVSTGYGRRNVGFAENAVTEITAHAKGAKTLFPAAMTIIDIGGQDSKVISLDEEGRINNFVMNDKCAAGTGRFLEVMARTMEVSLQDLGELSMSAEKPAKISSMCTVFAESEVVSLVAQGEKREAIIAGLHEAISKRISGMVKQVGLRREVVFTGGVAKNVGMKASLERVLGLNINIPVEPQIIGAFGAALIAEEGIN; encoded by the coding sequence TTGGCTGTTGCAGGTGTTGATGCAGGTTCAGCGGCAACTAAAGCCGTAATTATCCAAAACCAAAAAGCAATCGCGCACGCAATTGTGCCCACAGGAGCCAACGGCAAAAACGCATCCACAAACGCCTTGGAAAAGGCGTTGGCTGCCGCAAATCTCACCCGCACAGACTTGCAGAACATCGTTTCAACAGGGTATGGAAGAAGAAACGTCGGGTTCGCCGAAAACGCAGTAACCGAAATCACCGCTCACGCCAAAGGCGCCAAAACCCTGTTCCCAGCAGCAATGACCATAATTGACATCGGCGGGCAAGACAGCAAAGTCATCAGCCTTGACGAAGAGGGACGCATAAACAATTTTGTAATGAACGACAAATGCGCCGCGGGCACAGGCAGATTCCTCGAAGTCATGGCGCGAACCATGGAGGTTTCTCTGCAAGATTTAGGCGAATTATCCATGTCTGCTGAGAAGCCCGCGAAAATCAGCAGCATGTGCACCGTGTTTGCCGAATCCGAAGTGGTCTCGCTCGTTGCCCAGGGCGAAAAACGTGAAGCCATCATCGCGGGGCTGCATGAAGCCATATCTAAACGCATCTCGGGCATGGTGAAACAGGTGGGACTGCGACGCGAAGTAGTTTTCACAGGCGGCGTCGCCAAAAACGTGGGCATGAAAGCCAGTTTAGAGCGGGTTTTGGGTTTAAACATTAATATCCCCGTGGAGCCTCAGATTATAGGTGCCTTTGGAGCAGCACTAATCGCTGAAGAAGGCATCAACTAG
- a CDS encoding DsrE/DsrF/TusD sulfur relay family protein → MVSFTVLINEAPIAKERAFTALRYATTCALEGHEVKVFLMENGVYVAKKGQNPSSDAPNLMVYLEELLKSNVEVKACVVCCQARGLTENDLIPGVKIASMHELVEWTATTDKTIVF, encoded by the coding sequence ATGGTTTCGTTCACAGTGTTGATTAATGAAGCACCTATTGCTAAAGAACGCGCCTTCACTGCCCTCAGGTATGCAACCACCTGCGCACTTGAAGGACACGAAGTGAAAGTTTTCTTGATGGAAAACGGCGTGTACGTCGCAAAGAAAGGTCAAAACCCCTCCTCCGACGCACCCAACCTTATGGTTTACCTTGAAGAACTCCTAAAAAGCAATGTAGAAGTCAAAGCCTGTGTGGTCTGCTGCCAAGCTCGAGGATTAACCGAAAACGACCTAATTCCAGGCGTCAAAATCGCATCCATGCATGAACTCGTCGAATGGACCGCAACAACCGACAAAACCATAGTGTTCTAG
- a CDS encoding DUF3343 domain-containing protein, producing the protein MNRDKRERAILLLRDVRESIKAERILKAKNYDVKVVAPPVEVRIGCDLAIEINLVDSFGIENLLKDNHINPIKVVPLSNLELRPLEIIKEVDLDDYLMVKAGHMKLTFEKQNGKIVNVSGGGCPDIPFLALSMVGKTLEETQRPDELGYTLCAFMLEKAYERALQTYRKTQPC; encoded by the coding sequence TTGAATAGAGACAAAAGGGAACGCGCAATTCTGTTGCTTAGAGATGTCCGCGAAAGCATAAAAGCTGAGCGGATACTCAAAGCAAAAAACTACGACGTAAAAGTAGTGGCGCCCCCAGTCGAAGTGAGAATCGGATGCGACTTAGCCATCGAAATCAACCTGGTGGACAGCTTTGGGATTGAAAACCTGCTAAAAGATAACCACATCAACCCAATCAAAGTGGTTCCGTTAAGCAACTTGGAGCTTAGGCCACTGGAAATCATCAAAGAAGTCGACCTTGATGACTACTTGATGGTGAAAGCGGGTCACATGAAGTTGACCTTCGAGAAGCAAAACGGCAAAATCGTAAACGTTTCAGGAGGCGGATGCCCCGACATCCCCTTTCTGGCGTTAAGCATGGTCGGTAAAACCTTGGAGGAAACACAGCGACCTGACGAGTTGGGCTATACTCTTTGCGCGTTTATGCTGGAGAAAGCCTACGAAAGAGCACTACAAACCTACAGGAAGACCCAACCATGTTAG
- a CDS encoding sulfurtransferase TusA family protein, which yields MKKETLDLKGKTCPYPVLLTKEKLKKLASGDILEVTVDYQPARENVERVAKAEGSKIVEVRDEKTQFTIVIEKK from the coding sequence ATGAAAAAAGAAACTTTAGACCTAAAAGGCAAAACCTGTCCGTACCCTGTGCTGTTGACCAAAGAGAAACTTAAGAAACTCGCATCCGGAGACATCCTAGAAGTAACCGTGGACTATCAGCCCGCCAGAGAAAACGTGGAACGCGTTGCCAAAGCTGAAGGCAGCAAAATCGTGGAAGTCAGAGACGAAAAAACGCAGTTCACCATCGTCATTGAAAAGAAGTAA
- a CDS encoding sulfurtransferase TusA family protein, with translation MIDLENEKLDVKGKVCPMPILLIKRKLETVQTGQILEVNGDCGPAFDNVQRWAKNAGHEIVEATKNGVEFNIKIKKQ, from the coding sequence GTGATTGATTTGGAAAACGAGAAACTAGACGTGAAGGGCAAAGTTTGCCCCATGCCCATCCTTTTAATCAAGCGCAAACTGGAAACGGTGCAGACGGGACAAATTCTGGAAGTCAACGGCGATTGTGGTCCAGCGTTTGATAACGTGCAGCGGTGGGCAAAAAACGCGGGACACGAGATTGTTGAAGCCACCAAAAACGGCGTTGAGTTCAACATTAAGATAAAAAAGCAGTAA
- a CDS encoding YeeE/YedE thiosulfate transporter family protein produces the protein MGQTEILLATLVAGLIVGYVAQRARMCFVGGIRDYILVKDTHLLKAPLAFLVGAVVIFGVASLFSSAPLWPWAVNKALLPIPGAPLSSAATTPLWVNVFLAVLGGAGLGLFSVLAGGCPLRQHVMASEGDKSSMSYLAGFYVGAVVFTAVILPIIIDVL, from the coding sequence ATGGGGCAAACTGAAATTCTGTTAGCAACTTTAGTGGCAGGATTAATCGTGGGTTACGTTGCTCAACGAGCACGCATGTGCTTTGTCGGAGGAATCCGCGACTACATACTCGTAAAAGACACACACCTACTCAAAGCTCCACTTGCCTTCCTAGTCGGAGCCGTAGTCATCTTTGGAGTTGCCTCCCTGTTCTCCAGCGCCCCCCTCTGGCCCTGGGCAGTAAACAAAGCTTTGCTTCCAATTCCCGGCGCACCCCTCTCAAGCGCAGCCACCACACCCCTGTGGGTAAACGTGTTCCTTGCAGTTCTCGGCGGCGCAGGATTAGGATTGTTTTCGGTTTTGGCTGGAGGCTGCCCGCTTAGGCAACATGTGATGGCTTCAGAAGGGGACAAAAGCTCAATGTCGTATTTGGCGGGTTTCTACGTGGGCGCCGTCGTGTTCACCGCGGTAATCTTGCCAATAATAATTGACGTGTTATAG